One genomic region from bacterium encodes:
- the glyS gene encoding glycine--tRNA ligase subunit beta — protein MPRNPRTTSPSARRPRPAARTGTPARLVFEIGCEELPPQAAWDGARQLADGARSAFEAARITVGEIRAVSTPRRLVLIVEDVASRQSDLVREVRGPAARAAFTPDGRPTPAAEGFAKGQGVPVGALERRATPQGEYVYAVRREPGELAARVLGALLLQLAAGLAFPKPMRWGTGTVRFSRPVRWLVALFGTRVVACEFAGVRAGRRTYGHRILHPRSVAVASAGVYEATLRRSFVLVDPEERRRRITDAATRAARAVDGRPILDPDLLDETVQLVEWPEAFVGHFAEEFLALPREVLITVMQHHQKYFAVEDAAGRLLPAFVAVRNGNRRGLATVREGNEWVLRARLADGRFFFDEDRKRRLEDRVPALKDLVFLDRLGTMADKTARLEHLARILTRLLGLSTSDGQLLARATHLSKADLVTQVVRELPELQGIMGGIYARLDGEPAPVADAIREQYLPRGTTLPASTTGAHLALIDKVDTLLSALAAGITPSGSQDPYGLRRAASGIVAIVLRHEIRVSMDTLARETGVIPAADEARVLHEWRSALRQRLRAALIDEGISYDTVDAVLEAGADDLIDAAARARALWEFRRTAAFASVYTAFDRAARILPKGVGGEIREELFAAPAERALLGSLRKAQDVAGAAARPGDQAVQDGAARGADALVRRYGMALARLAGLAGPVDRFFQDVLVMDPNETIRQNRFALLAGVVGLIRPIADLSRVVVGEGKAATSS, from the coding sequence ATGCCGCGTAACCCCCGGACGACGTCCCCATCGGCGCGGCGCCCCCGCCCGGCGGCGCGGACCGGCACTCCCGCGCGCCTTGTCTTCGAGATCGGCTGCGAGGAGCTGCCGCCGCAGGCTGCGTGGGATGGAGCGCGGCAGCTCGCAGACGGCGCGCGGAGCGCGTTCGAGGCAGCGCGGATCACCGTGGGCGAGATCCGCGCCGTCTCGACACCCAGGAGGCTCGTGCTGATCGTCGAGGACGTCGCGTCCCGCCAGTCCGATCTCGTTCGCGAGGTGCGGGGGCCCGCCGCGCGCGCGGCGTTCACCCCCGACGGGCGCCCGACTCCGGCGGCCGAGGGGTTCGCGAAGGGGCAGGGCGTGCCGGTGGGGGCGCTTGAGCGGCGTGCGACGCCCCAGGGGGAGTATGTGTACGCCGTGCGGCGCGAGCCGGGAGAGCTGGCGGCGCGGGTGCTCGGCGCGCTGCTGCTGCAACTCGCCGCCGGGCTGGCGTTCCCGAAGCCGATGCGGTGGGGGACGGGGACGGTGCGGTTCAGCCGGCCGGTGCGGTGGCTGGTCGCGCTCTTCGGGACCCGTGTTGTCGCCTGCGAATTCGCCGGGGTTCGGGCTGGACGGCGGACGTACGGGCATCGGATCCTCCACCCGAGGTCGGTGGCGGTCGCCTCCGCCGGCGTCTACGAGGCGACGCTGCGGCGAAGTTTCGTGTTGGTCGATCCGGAGGAACGCCGGCGGCGCATCACAGACGCGGCGACCCGAGCCGCCCGGGCGGTCGACGGTCGTCCGATCCTCGACCCGGACCTGCTCGACGAGACCGTGCAGCTTGTGGAATGGCCGGAGGCATTCGTCGGCCACTTCGCCGAGGAGTTTCTCGCGCTCCCGCGCGAGGTGCTGATCACGGTGATGCAGCACCACCAGAAGTACTTCGCGGTCGAGGACGCCGCGGGGCGGCTGCTGCCCGCGTTCGTGGCGGTGCGCAACGGCAACCGGCGCGGGCTCGCCACCGTTCGCGAGGGAAACGAGTGGGTGTTGCGGGCGCGGCTCGCCGATGGCCGGTTCTTCTTCGACGAGGACCGCAAGCGGCGGCTCGAGGACCGGGTCCCGGCCCTCAAGGACCTCGTGTTCCTCGACCGGCTCGGCACGATGGCCGACAAGACGGCGCGCCTGGAGCACCTGGCGCGCATCCTCACCCGGCTGCTCGGACTCTCGACGTCCGACGGGCAGCTGCTGGCGCGCGCCACGCATCTCAGCAAGGCCGATCTCGTTACCCAGGTGGTGCGCGAGCTGCCGGAGCTCCAAGGCATCATGGGCGGCATCTACGCCCGGCTCGACGGGGAACCTGCGCCGGTCGCAGACGCGATCCGCGAGCAGTATTTGCCCCGCGGCACCACCCTGCCGGCCTCGACGACCGGCGCGCACCTGGCGCTGATCGACAAGGTCGATACGCTGCTCAGCGCGCTCGCGGCGGGCATCACGCCGAGCGGGTCGCAGGACCCGTACGGCCTCAGGCGTGCGGCGTCTGGGATTGTTGCGATCGTGCTGCGACACGAGATCCGGGTGAGCATGGACACCCTCGCGCGTGAGACCGGCGTCATCCCGGCGGCGGATGAGGCGCGCGTGCTCCACGAGTGGCGGAGTGCGCTGCGCCAGCGTCTCCGTGCGGCGCTGATCGACGAGGGAATCAGTTACGATACCGTCGACGCCGTGCTCGAGGCCGGCGCCGACGATCTGATCGACGCGGCTGCTCGGGCGCGCGCGCTGTGGGAGTTTCGGCGGACGGCGGCGTTCGCCAGCGTGTACACGGCGTTCGACCGGGCGGCTCGGATCCTGCCGAAGGGTGTCGGGGGGGAGATCCGCGAGGAGCTCTTCGCCGCACCGGCGGAACGTGCGCTGCTCGGGAGCCTGCGCAAGGCGCAGGACGTCGCGGGCGCGGCGGCGCGGCCGGGCGATCAGGCCGTCCAGGACGGCGCCGCGCGCGGCGCGGACGCGCTCGTCCGGCGGTACGGGATGGCGCTCGCGCGGCTTGCCGGGCTGGCCGGTCCCGTGGATCGGTTCTTCCAGGACGTGCTGGTGATGGATCCCAACGAGACGATCCGCCAGAACCGCTTCGCGCTGCTCGCGGGCGTGGTCGGGTTGATCCGGCCGATCGCAGACCTGTCGCGCGTCGTCGTCGGAGAAGGAAAGGCGGCGACGTCCTCCTAA